A window of Juglans regia cultivar Chandler chromosome 7, Walnut 2.0, whole genome shotgun sequence contains these coding sequences:
- the LOC118348899 gene encoding uncharacterized protein LOC118348899, protein MDANQSSKKRKLPPTPSHPLVGISTRRKSQIQLHRTLHNNDSSYPLKNDLRVLIKDLRTRRVFSPKSIASYGPNLHENVNSIQKLGVAVENLDQGISCGGGENMEKKNLVLSSAVEEFRLDEHNGVYPYNDESEEVQKFDFGISCKTQDLVGVNPSSLATEGNGLKGDSEDNGVDDGENDGLPKGTGDLNKCDFQTTPPDSEAFGNGHANEKGGKPPIGSTQRIDTCVGRAFGNDYNEKKNDSISSFKSVLKPCSRRKLFKTPGSFSYKRMLPFLMDIDKDNSYIPESAECPKLVKCLGQKLLQPKLGSNGQEAAMHKCITNSCSMECYTADSDVCTDTISTP, encoded by the exons ATGGACGCAAATCAAAGCTCCAAGAAGCGAAAGCTTCCGCCTACCCCATCCCATCCCTTGGTAGGCATCTCGACCCGCAGGAAATCTCAGATCCAGCTCCACCGCACATTGCACAACAACGATTCCTCTTATCCCCTCAAAAACGATCTCCGTGTCCTGATCAAGGATCTCCGCACTAGACGGGTCTTTTCGCCCAAATCAATTGCCTCGTATGGTCCGAATCTCCACGAAAATGTAAATAGTATTCAGAAATTAGGCGTCGCTGTTGAGAATTTAGATCAAGGGATTTCTTGCGGAGGCGGTGAGAATATGGAGAAAAAAAACTTGGTGTTGTCTTCTGCTGTGGAGGAGTTCCGATTGGATGAACATAATGGGGTTTATCCATATAATGATGAAAGTGAAGAAGTTcagaaatttgattttgggattTCTTGTAAAACCCAGGATTTGGTTGGTGTGAATCCTAGTTCGTTGGCGACCGAAGGAAATGGACTAAAGGGTGATTCGGAAGATAATGGTGTAGATGATGGTGAAAATGATGGGCTTCCGAAGGGAACTGGTGATTTGAATAAATGCGATTTTCAGACGACGCCGCCTGATTCTGAGGCATTTGGTAATGGGCATGCTAATGAAAAAGGAGGGAAGCCTCCAATTGGAAGTACTCAAAGAATTGATACGTGCGTTGGACGGGCTTTTGGTAACGACTATAATGAGAAGAAGAATGACTCAATTTCTTCCTTCAAGTCG GTGCTCAAACCATGTTCTAGACGGAAGCTATTCAAAACTCCTGGTTCATTTAGCTATAAAAGAATGCTTCCTTTTCTGATGGACATCGACAAAGACAATTCTT ATATTCCAGAAAGTGCTGAGTGCCCAAAACTGGTGAAGTGTTTGGGACAAAAGTTGCTCCAACCAAAATTGGGTTCTAATGGTCAAGAAGCTGCCATGCATAAATGTATTACAAACAGCTGTTCAATGGAGTGTTACACTGCTGACTCTG ATGTATGTACGGACACCATATCAACACCATGA